The sequence below is a genomic window from Mycobacterium sp. ITM-2016-00316.
GGGACCGGCATGGCGCTCGACATTGGTCAGCGCATTGATCGTCGCGGCCTCGACTTCGGCGGCCACCACCGGGTCAAGGTAGACCGCGGCCGCGGGAACACTCACCGACACCCGATCGGTGGCATGGCGGCGCAACAGCAACCCGAGATCTCCGTCGGCGGCCGCCGCCATGTCCGGTTCGACGTCCACCGCGCTGAGCAGACGGCGCAACGCGCGTTCCTGCTCACCGGCCGCCTCTGCCAATTGCGCTGTCTCACCGCCTATCTCGCGGCCGCGCCGGGCGACCATCGCGAGCACCTGCATCACCCCGTCGTGTACATGCCGCGACAGCCGTTCGCGCTCGGCCAGCGCCGCACTGAGCCGGGCCGCTCTTTCCACCTCCGCGTGGGCACGCCGCGCGGTGTTCGCGGCCATCCCGATGGCCAGTCCGACGCTGAGCTCGATGAGGATCGTCGGGCTGCGCACCAGGTCCACCGCGATGGCACCCTTGAGCGCGGCGGCGGTGGCCATCACCGCCAGCCCCATGCCCATCCCCGCGACCGGGCCGGCCATGATTGCCGCCGACACCACCGCGTTGGTCGCCCACAGCGTCGTCGGCCAGGACTGGTTGGCCAGCACCCACTGTTCCGACGCGACGAGCAGGGTGCTGGCCATCAGCGCGACCACCATCGCCGCCTCGGCGAGCACCCATCCCCGGCGGCGGCCGAATCCCTGCAGGTATGCCACACCGCAGGCGAGGGTCCACACGGTCAGCACGCCGAAGAGCACCCAGCCGAGCACCGGACGATCCAATTCGGCGTTTTTCGACGCCTGGAAGTACACCGCGTAGCCCCAACTGAGCAGCCGGAAGACCTGCGCGGCCCGCCACAGCGGGGCGGCCGGGTCGACCGGCTGGTGTACGGGCACGGCCTACATGACCTTGGACAGAAAGGCTTTCGTCCGCTCGTGTTGGGGGTTACCCATGATGTCGACGGGGTCCCCGCGTTCGACGACCACTCCGCCGTCCATGAACACAAGTTCGTCGGCGACCTCGCGCGCGAAGCCCATCTCGTGTGTCACCACCACCATCGTCATGCCCTCGGAGGCGAGCTTCTGCATCACCGCCAGCACCTCGCCCACCAGTTCGGGATCCAGCGCGGAGGTCGGCTCGTCGAACAGCATCAGCTTGGGGCTCATGGCCAGCGCCCGCGCGATCGCGACCCGCTGCTGCTGCCCGCCGGACAGCTGGGCCGGGTAGGCGGTGGCCTTGTCCGCCAGCCCGACCTGTTCGAGCAGATCCATCCCCCGCTCGATCATCTGTTTCTTGTTGACGCGTTTCACCTGGGTCGGCGCCTCGACCACATTGCCCAGCGCGGTCCGGTGCGGGAACAGGTTGAAGTGCTGGAACACCATGCCCACGTCGCGACGCTGCTTGGCGACCTCACGGGGCTTCATCTCGTAGAGCTTGCCGCCGCGCTCGTTGTAGCCGACGAGCGCGCCGTCGACGTAGAGCCGGCCGGCGCTGACGGTTTCGAGGTGATTGATACAGCGCAGGAACGTCGACTTGCCAGAGCCCGAGGGCCCGACGAGTACCAGTACCTGACCCTTCTGCACCTCCAGTGTGATGCCCTTGAGCACCTTGAGGGCCCCGAAGTCCTTGCAGACCAGTTCGGCCTTCACCATGGGATGAGCGGCCTTCTCCGGTGTCGTCACGGCAGGGTATCCATCTGCGCCTTCGCCAGCGCCTCGAGTTGCTTGGTGGTCAGCTTGCGCGACACGCCCCGGGAGAAGTGCCGCTCCAGGTAGAACTGGCCGACCATCAGCACGCTGGTGATGACCAGATACCAGGTGGCGGCGACCAAGAGCAGTGGCACCGGTTCGAAGATGCGTGCGGCGATCTCGCGGGTGGCGATGCCGTAGACGTCCAATGCGTAGGGCACCGCAGTCACCAGTGACGTCGTCTTGAGCAGGCTGATCAGCTCATTGCCGGTGGGCGGGATGATGACCCGCATCGCCTGCGGCAGCACGGTACGGCGCATCGCCAGCCCCCAGGACATACCCAACGCCGTGGATGCTTCCAGCTGACCCTCGGGCACCGACAGGATGCCGGCCCGGACGATCTCGGCCATGTAGGCCGCTTCGTTGAGGGCCAGGCCGATGACCGCCAGCGCGAACGGGAACGACAGACTCTGCAGGTCGATCTCGAAGAACGACGGGCCGAAGGGCACGCCCAACTGGATCTTCTGATAGATCGTCGGCATCAGCCCCCAGAACACCAGCTGCACATAGACCGGCGTGCCGCGGAATATCCACAGGAACACCCATGCGACCGAACTGAGCACCGGATTCGCCGACAGCCGCATCACCGTGAGGATCACGCCGAGCACGACACCGATGACCATCGCGTAGATGGTCAGCTGCAGGGTGTTGAACACGCCGAGCAGAATCCGCTCGTTGAACAGATACTCGGCGAACGTGGACCAGCCGTATGCCGGGTTGGTGGCCGCTCCGTAGAGAAAGAGGCCGACCACGATGATGATGACGGTTGCCGCCACCCACCTCCAGGGATGGCGCAGCGGGACTGCGTCGATGGCTTGCGGTGGGGTGGATTCCACCGGATCGGACGGTGGCGGCGAACCGGCATCACTCATAGGTGTCGAATTCCCCTAGGAGACCGCGCCGTTGATCACCGGCTTGTCGATCATGCCCTCTTCCAGACCCCAGTTCGCGGCGATCTCCTTGTACTTGCCGGACTCGATCAGATGCTCGAGTGCCTGCAGGAGGGACTGCGCCAGCGGGGATTCCTTCTCCACCGGCCAGCCGTACGGCGCGGAATCGAAGGTCTCGCCGGCCTGCTCCAGCTTGCCGTTGGTCTGCTTGATCGCGTACAGCGTCACCGGGGAATCGGCCGACATGGCGTCCGCCTGCCCCAACACGACGGCGTTGGTGGCCGCGTCCTGGCTGTCGAACGGAATGATCTCGATGGGCGGCTGGCCCGCTTCGGTGCACTTCACGTTTCGGGCGGGAAGCTCATCGGTCTCCTGCACGGTGGTCGCCTGCACCGCGACCTTCTTCCCGCATGCGTTCTCCGGGTCGATGTCACCGCCCGCCGGCTGCGCCCACAGGGTGCCTGCGGAGAAGTAGGTGACGAAGTCGACCTGCTCCTCACGCTCTTTGCTGTCGGTGAACGACGACATGCCGACGTTGAAGGTCCCGCCCTGGATGGACGGGATGATCTTGGAGAAATCGGACTCGCGGTACTCCGGGGTCAGCCCGAGCGTTCCGGCGACGGCGTTCATCAGGTCGACGTCGAATCCGACGATCTTGCCGGTTTCGTCCTTGAACTCGTTGGGCGCGTAAGGGATGTTCACCCCGACGATCAGTTTGCCCGAGGCCTTGATCGCTTCCGGGACGGTGTTCGCGATCTCCTCCACCTTGTCGGCCGGCGCGGCCGCGGTCGGCGACTCTTCACCACCGCTCGGCTCCGAACTCGAACAGCCGGACAGCGTCAAGGCGCCGGTCGCGGCGAACACGGCCGCGATGCGCCAGAATTTGGTCCGGTCCTGGATTCCAGAAAACACGGTATCCCTCTACTTTCTTTTATGAGTTGTCGCAGTCTCGTCTGTCGACATCTCCAGCCAAGGACGTTAACGACCGATGGCCCAGCGCGCAGCGCCGGTAACGGAACAGTAGTGGAGCCGTAACCTCCAAGCAGGAGAACGCGACAGTCCTCATCAAATTGCAGTGACCGCGGCGCACCCGACGGGCCTGCGGAATCAGTACCTCCCGCTTGGACATGGCTACTGTCGCGGGCGGTTTCGCACCCCCGCGGGCCTGCCCGGCGGTCCGGATTACGGACCGGCGGACCCCATCCTGTGCGACACTCACCCCATGCAAACCGCTGCTGCCCCAACCCTGTTGCCGCAACTGTGGAAGGCGACCCTGGTCTCGGGTCTGCTGGCCGTTGCCCTCGGCGTCGCCGTGGTCGCGTGGCCGGGCAAGACCATCCTGGTGGCCGCCATCTTCTTCGGGGCCTACCTGCTGGTGACCGGCATCTCCCAGATCGTGCTGGCGTTCAGCCTCAAGGTGTCGACCGGCGGCCGGGTGCTGCTGTTCATCAGCGGTGCCGCATCCGTCGTTCTCGGGGCGCTGGCACTCATTCGGATCACCGACGCGGTATTGCTGCTGGCCATCTGGGTCGGTGTCGGATTCGTCTTCCGCGGTGTGGCGACGGCCATGTCGGCGATCAGCGACCCGACACTGCCGGGTCGGGCCTGGAACATCTTCGTCGGCGTGATCAGTCTGATCGCAGGCATCATCGTGCTGGCGGCGCCGTTCGAATCGCTGGGCACGCTGACCTTGGTCGCCGGTCTCTCGTTGATCATCATCGGCGTCATGGAGGTTGTCACGGCGTTCGGCATCCGGTCCGCCTCCAGGAAGCTCGCGCCCGCAGCGCCGGAGGCACCGCCCACCGAGCCACCGGCGCCCGCGGTGGCCGCGCCGACCAGCTGAGTAATCCGCGCCACGATTCCGGCAAGCGGACAAGGGAACTACTACACTCTGTCGTAGCCGAGCAATGGAGCTCGACCCGCAGCCGAGAAGTTGGTGCACATGGAAGCGCTCGACGTCGCACGGTGGCAGTTCGGAATCACCACCGTCTACCACTTCATCTTCGTGCCGCTCACGATCGGCCTGGCGCCGCTGATCGCGGTGTTCCAGACGTTGTGGGTGATCACCGACAACACCGCCTGGTACCGACTGACCAGGTTCTTCGGCAAGCTCTTCCTGATCAACTTCGCGCTCGGCGTGGCCACCGGGATCGTCCAGGAATTCCAGTTCGGGATGAACTGGAGCGAGTACTCGCGATTCGTCGGTGACGTCTTCGGCGCACCGCTGGCCATGGAGGGCCTGGTCGCGTTCTTCTTCGAATCGACCTTCCTGGGCCTGTGGATCTTCGGCTGGACCCGGCTGCACCGGCTGGTACACCTGGCCTGTATCTGGATCGTCGCGCTCGCCGTCAACGCCTCGGCGTTCTTCATCATTGCCGCGAACTCCTTCATGCAGCACCCGGTCGGTGCGCGGTACAACCCGGAGACCGGGCGCGCCGAACTGACAAGCATCGTCGAATTGTTCACCAACAACACTGCGCTGGCGGCCTTCCCACACGCGGTGGCCGGCTCGTTCCTGGTGGCCGGGACATTCGTCGCGGGCATCTGTGCGTGGTGGATGGTGCGCGACCCCGACAATCCCGACGCCAGGACCATGCACCGCCCGGCCGCCATCCTCGGCTGCCTGGTCGCGTTCGTCTCCGCAGCCGCGCTGTCCTACACCGGTGACGTCCAGGGCAAGCTGATGTTCCAGCAGCAGCCGATGAAGATGGCCTCGGCCGAATCGTTGTGCCACACCGAGACCGACCCCGACTTCTCCATCCTCACCGTCGGCACGCACAACAACTGCGACAGCGTCACGCACCTGATCGAGGTGCCTTACGTGCTCCCCTTCCTGGCCGAGGGCAAGTTCAGCGGCGTCGAGCTACAGGGCGTGCAGGATCTGCAGGCCGAATACGAGCAGAAGTTCGGCCCCGGCGACTACCGCCCCAACCTGTTCGTCACCTACTGGTCGTTCCGGGCGATGATCGGCTTCCTCGCGGTGCCAATGCTTTTCGCCATGACCGCCCTATGGCTCACCCGCGGCGGCCGGATACCCCGGCAGCGCTGGTTCGCCGTGTTCGCGCTGGCGACGCTGCCGACACCGTTCCTGGCCAACAGCGCCGGCTGGGTGTTCACCGAGATGGGCCGCCAGCCATGGGTGGTCGCCCCCAACCCGACCGGCGATCCGGTGCTGCGCCTCACCGTGTCCCAAGGTGTGTCGAACCATTCCGCGGGCATGGTGCTGACCTCTCTGATCATCTTCACCGCGATCTATGCGGTGCTGGCGGTGATCTGGTTCTGGTTGATCCGGCGCTATGTCGTCGAAGGACCGCTCGAGCACGACACCGAACCCATCCCACCGAGCCCGCCCGGCGAGGACGAGGTCGCACCGCTCTCGTTCGCGTACTAGGAGGCGCATCATGGATCTTCAGATCTTCTGGTTTGTCACGCTGGCAGTGCTGTTCGTCGGCTTCCTGGTGTTGGAGGGGTTCGACTTCGGGGTCGGGATGCTCATGGCCATTTTCGGCCGCAGCGCCGCCGCGACATCCCGGGACCCCGAGAAGCAGCGGCGCGCGGTGCTCAACACCATCGGCCCGGTCTGGGACGGCAACGAGGTGTGGCTGATCACCGCCGGCGGCGCCATGTTCGCCGCGTTCCCGGCGATGTACGCCACCCTGTTCTCCGGGTTGTACTTCCCGTTGCTGGCCATTCTGGTGGCGATGATCGTGCGCATCTGCGCCATCGAATGGCGCGGCAAGGTCGACGATCCGACGTGGCGCCGCCGGGCCGATATCGCCATCGCGGTCGGATCCTGGGTGCCCGCGGTGCTCTGGGGCGTGACCTTCGCGGCGCTGCTGCGCGGCCTGCCGGTGGATGCCGAGCAACAGATCTCGCTGCGGTTCGGCGATGTGCTCAACCCGTACACAATCCTGGGCGGGCTGTCGACGTGTGGACTGTTCCTGCTGCACGGGGCGGTGTTCGTGACACTGAAGACCGAAGGTGCAGTGCGTACCGACGCCCGCCGTTACTCGCGACGGCTGGCGCTGCCGGTGACCGCGGCGCTGCTCGTCTTCGGGCTGTGGACGCAATTGGCCTACGGCACCCATTGGACCTGGCTGGTGCTCGGGTTCGCGGTGGTGTGTCAGCTGAGCGTGGTCATGCTGGTGTTCACCGACGGCGGTGACGGCCTGGCGTTCAGTTCCACCGCCGCGGTGGTGATCGCCGTGGTGGTGCTGATCTTCGGCTGCCTGTACCCGAATCTCATCCCGTCGTCGCTCGACCCGGCCTGGAGCCTCACCATCGACAACGCGTCCTCCTCGGACTACACCCTGAAGATCATGACCTGGGCCGCGGTGCTGGTCACCCCGCTGGTTCTCGTCTACCAGGGCTGGACGTACTGGGTGTTCCGGCAACGCATCTCGGCCGAACGGATACCGGATCCCGCGGGGCTGTCCCCGCGGATACCGTGAGATCCGGTGTCTCCCCGTCGCTGCGCTCGCCCCAGCAGTGGCAGAACTCCCCC
It includes:
- the macS gene encoding MacS family sensor histidine kinase yields the protein MPVHQPVDPAAPLWRAAQVFRLLSWGYAVYFQASKNAELDRPVLGWVLFGVLTVWTLACGVAYLQGFGRRRGWVLAEAAMVVALMASTLLVASEQWVLANQSWPTTLWATNAVVSAAIMAGPVAGMGMGLAVMATAAALKGAIAVDLVRSPTILIELSVGLAIGMAANTARRAHAEVERAARLSAALAERERLSRHVHDGVMQVLAMVARRGREIGGETAQLAEAAGEQERALRRLLSAVDVEPDMAAAADGDLGLLLRRHATDRVSVSVPAAAVYLDPVVAAEVEAATINALTNVERHAGPEARAYVLLEDLGDEVVVSIRDDGPGIPAGRLEAAIGEGRVGVSKSIQGRLAALGGRAELTAPAGGGTEWEFTVPR
- a CDS encoding amino acid ABC transporter ATP-binding protein, with protein sequence MVKAELVCKDFGALKVLKGITLEVQKGQVLVLVGPSGSGKSTFLRCINHLETVSAGRLYVDGALVGYNERGGKLYEMKPREVAKQRRDVGMVFQHFNLFPHRTALGNVVEAPTQVKRVNKKQMIERGMDLLEQVGLADKATAYPAQLSGGQQQRVAIARALAMSPKLMLFDEPTSALDPELVGEVLAVMQKLASEGMTMVVVTHEMGFAREVADELVFMDGGVVVERGDPVDIMGNPQHERTKAFLSKVM
- a CDS encoding amino acid ABC transporter permease — its product is MSDAGSPPPSDPVESTPPQAIDAVPLRHPWRWVAATVIIIVVGLFLYGAATNPAYGWSTFAEYLFNERILLGVFNTLQLTIYAMVIGVVLGVILTVMRLSANPVLSSVAWVFLWIFRGTPVYVQLVFWGLMPTIYQKIQLGVPFGPSFFEIDLQSLSFPFALAVIGLALNEAAYMAEIVRAGILSVPEGQLEASTALGMSWGLAMRRTVLPQAMRVIIPPTGNELISLLKTTSLVTAVPYALDVYGIATREIAARIFEPVPLLLVAATWYLVITSVLMVGQFYLERHFSRGVSRKLTTKQLEALAKAQMDTLP
- a CDS encoding ABC transporter substrate-binding protein, translated to MFSGIQDRTKFWRIAAVFAATGALTLSGCSSSEPSGGEESPTAAAPADKVEEIANTVPEAIKASGKLIVGVNIPYAPNEFKDETGKIVGFDVDLMNAVAGTLGLTPEYRESDFSKIIPSIQGGTFNVGMSSFTDSKEREEQVDFVTYFSAGTLWAQPAGGDIDPENACGKKVAVQATTVQETDELPARNVKCTEAGQPPIEIIPFDSQDAATNAVVLGQADAMSADSPVTLYAIKQTNGKLEQAGETFDSAPYGWPVEKESPLAQSLLQALEHLIESGKYKEIAANWGLEEGMIDKPVINGAVS
- a CDS encoding HdeD family acid-resistance protein, with the protein product MQTAAAPTLLPQLWKATLVSGLLAVALGVAVVAWPGKTILVAAIFFGAYLLVTGISQIVLAFSLKVSTGGRVLLFISGAASVVLGALALIRITDAVLLLAIWVGVGFVFRGVATAMSAISDPTLPGRAWNIFVGVISLIAGIIVLAAPFESLGTLTLVAGLSLIIIGVMEVVTAFGIRSASRKLAPAAPEAPPTEPPAPAVAAPTS
- a CDS encoding cytochrome ubiquinol oxidase subunit I: MEALDVARWQFGITTVYHFIFVPLTIGLAPLIAVFQTLWVITDNTAWYRLTRFFGKLFLINFALGVATGIVQEFQFGMNWSEYSRFVGDVFGAPLAMEGLVAFFFESTFLGLWIFGWTRLHRLVHLACIWIVALAVNASAFFIIAANSFMQHPVGARYNPETGRAELTSIVELFTNNTALAAFPHAVAGSFLVAGTFVAGICAWWMVRDPDNPDARTMHRPAAILGCLVAFVSAAALSYTGDVQGKLMFQQQPMKMASAESLCHTETDPDFSILTVGTHNNCDSVTHLIEVPYVLPFLAEGKFSGVELQGVQDLQAEYEQKFGPGDYRPNLFVTYWSFRAMIGFLAVPMLFAMTALWLTRGGRIPRQRWFAVFALATLPTPFLANSAGWVFTEMGRQPWVVAPNPTGDPVLRLTVSQGVSNHSAGMVLTSLIIFTAIYAVLAVIWFWLIRRYVVEGPLEHDTEPIPPSPPGEDEVAPLSFAY
- the cydB gene encoding cytochrome d ubiquinol oxidase subunit II, yielding MDLQIFWFVTLAVLFVGFLVLEGFDFGVGMLMAIFGRSAAATSRDPEKQRRAVLNTIGPVWDGNEVWLITAGGAMFAAFPAMYATLFSGLYFPLLAILVAMIVRICAIEWRGKVDDPTWRRRADIAIAVGSWVPAVLWGVTFAALLRGLPVDAEQQISLRFGDVLNPYTILGGLSTCGLFLLHGAVFVTLKTEGAVRTDARRYSRRLALPVTAALLVFGLWTQLAYGTHWTWLVLGFAVVCQLSVVMLVFTDGGDGLAFSSTAAVVIAVVVLIFGCLYPNLIPSSLDPAWSLTIDNASSSDYTLKIMTWAAVLVTPLVLVYQGWTYWVFRQRISAERIPDPAGLSPRIP